In a single window of the Nicotiana tomentosiformis chromosome 10, ASM39032v3, whole genome shotgun sequence genome:
- the LOC104111377 gene encoding protein neprosin-like yields MEQNNCCFLHHYTRRQCQCCTLTQQIQTDLEEEETRNCFNSTRVVMASSCSKISPIISIFVFFLFSVCSVLSLETENFHLANQTFKPGDELQKMKMIKSHLMKINKPSLKTIQSPDGDIIDCVLSHQQPAFDHPHLKGQKPLEPPERPKGHNSNSMEFENFQLWSLSGETCPEGTIPVRRTKEQDILRASSIRRFGRKIRRPIRRDTTNNGHEHAVGYVTGEQYYGAKASINVWAPKVTNQYEFSLSQMWVISGSFGDDLNTIEAGWQVSPELYGDNYPRFFTYWTSDAYQATGCYNLLCSGFVQTNNKIAIGAAISPTSSYNGGQYDISILIWKDPKHGHWWLEFGSGVLVGYWPSFLFTHLRSSASMIQFGGEIVNSKGGNGFHTSTQMGSGHFAGEGFGKASYFRNLQVVDWDNSLIPLSNLKVLADHPNCYDIQGGINRVWGNYFYYGGPGRNQRCP; encoded by the exons ATGGAACAAAATAATTGTTGTTTTCTTCATCATTACACAAGAAGACAATGCCAATGTTGTACACTAACACAACAAATACAGACAGATTTAGAGGAAGAAGAAACAAGAAACTGTTTCAATTCCACAAGAGTTGTTATGGCTTCTAGCTGTTCCAAGATTTCACCAATCATTtccatttttgttttctttctcttCTCTGTTTGTTCTGTTTTGTCACTAGAAACAGAAAACTTCCACTTAGCCAACCAAACTTTTAAGCCAGGTGATGAACTTCAGAAGATGAAAATGATTAAATCTCATCTCATGAAAATCAATAAGCCTTCCCTCAAGACAATTCAG AGCCCTGATGGAGATATTATAGATTGTGTATTATCTCATCAACAACCAGCTTTCGATCACCCTCATTTGAAGGGCCAAAAACCATTG GAACCACCTGAGAGGCCAAAAGGGCACAACTCAAATTCTATGGAATTCGAAAATTTCCAGCTTTGGTCCTTGTCTGGAGAAACATGTCCAGAAGGAACAATTCCAGTACGAAGAACAAAAGAACAAGACATTCTAAGAGCTAGTTCCATTCGAAGATTTGGTCGAAAAATTAGAAGACCAATTCGTAGAGACACTACTAATAATGGCCATGAG caTGCAGTAGGATATGTAACTGGAGAGCAGTATTATGGAGCAAAAGCAAGTATAAATGTGTGGGCACCTAAAGTTACCAACCAATACGAATTCAGTTTATCTCAAATGTGGGTTATTTCTGGTTCATTTGGTGATGATCTCAACACCATTGAAGCTGGTTGGCAG GTAAGCCCAGAGCTATATGGGGACAATTATCCAAGGTTCTTCACCTACTGGACT AGCGATGCATATCAAGCTACAGGATGTTACAATTTGTTGTGTTCAGGATTTGTtcagaccaataataaaatagCAATTGGGGCAGCAATTTCTCCAACATCCTCTTATAATGGTGGCCAATATGATATCAGCATCTTGATTTGGAAG gatcCAAAGCATGGACATTGGTGGCTGGAATTTGGATCAGGAGTATTGGTAGGATATTGGCCATCATTTTTATTTACACATCTTAGGAGTTCAGCAAGTATGATACAATTTGGAGGTGAAATTGTGAATAGTAAAGGAGGCAATGGATTTCACACATCCACACAAATGGGAAGTGGTCATTTTGCTGGAGAAGGTTTTGGAAAAGCTTCTTACTTTCGGAATTTACAAGTCGTCGATTGGGATAATAGTTTAATACCATTGTCTAATCTCAAAGTCTTGGCTGATCATCCTAATTGTTATGATATTCAAGGTGGGATTAATCGTGTTTGGggtaattatttttattatggaGGACCTGGAAGAAACCAACGTTGTCCTTAA